Proteins encoded in a region of the Prunus persica cultivar Lovell chromosome G4, Prunus_persica_NCBIv2, whole genome shotgun sequence genome:
- the LOC18780436 gene encoding cation/H(+) antiporter 4, translating into MSLYEALANTTVTICTDLPFRVNSLGLWKRSERWTVNATTPLVNFSFPLQNYTMPILEFEMTLMFVLTELTHLFLKIFGLPALAAQLVAGILLGDAGLSRIVKSSSHHDMNPIFPFANQEILNIMSLFGYIFFSFLIGVKLNLGLIPKSGKKALYTGALSLSVPIVAGVGTIILLHSKWFLNGQEIVQLAFLTAMHSLTPSPVVVCLLTDLKILNSELGRLALSSALVSDLCTIAITSVAAMATAVQQNMLKGIRDIVVMVAYALFVWLVFRPFMFWIAKRTPQGKPIKDSYVVLIMLAFLGSALLSNWCELSFVTGPLMLGFAVPDGPPVGATLVNKFDFMVNRVFMPVFATTSMMRVTISLPKAHKRTVLAATIVTSVVYCSKFVASLVIPLCCKMHMRDAIALALILCSKGVVELGAYTFASDTWIIFSEVFDYMMLTVVLYVLIVPPLIRLLYDPKRKYVGYQKRNLMHWKPNSELRILACINRADNTPAIINFLDASCPTRDSPIAVYVLHLVKLVGRAAPVLISHNLQKRTLSNNSLSENVIISFSNFQRDNEGAVFAQVFTAITIPDYMYDDICTLAIDKATSLIILPFHRKWSRVNGSIESENQNTRTLNCRMLETAPCSVGILVNRGHVKYTNSSASPNEAYRVALIFLGGSDDREALTLAKRVAKDAYISLTVIRLVDASGDEDGNDKWEWVQDNEMLKEMKYNGAGYVSYVEQIVEDGIKTTRKIRSLMDENEYDMFIVGRRFNVSSPQTLGLDQWSEFPELGVIGDMLSSTDSRCKSSVLVIQQQQQR; encoded by the exons ATGTCGTTGTACGAAGCGTTGGCTAATACTACGGTGACAATATGCACCGATCTTCCGTTTCGTGTAAATTCGCTTGGGTTGTGGAAAAGATCGGAAAGATGGACGGTGAATGCTACTACTCCGTTGGTGAATTTCTCATTTCCTCTGCAGAATTACACGATGCCAATCCTGGAGTTTGAAATGACTCTCATGTTTGTTCTCACCGAGCTCACCCATCTCTTTCTCAAGATCTTTGGCCTCCCGGCTTTGGCCGCTCAACTTGTG GCAGGAATACTCCTTGGTGATGCAGGACTTTCCCGAATAGTCAAATCATCTAGTCATCACGATATGAATCCCATATTTCCTTTTGCCAATCAAGAAATACTCAACATAATGTCGCTATTTGGCtacatatttttttccttcttgatcGGAGTCAAATTGAACTTGGGGTTAATACCTAAATCCGGAAAAAAAGCCCTCTATACCGGCGCATTAAGCCTGTCAGTGCCTATAGTAGCCGGCGTCGGTACCATAATCCTCCTTCACTCTAAATGGTTCTTAAATGGGCAAGAAATTGTGCAGCTTGCGTTTCTAACAGCAATGCACTCTCTAACTCCCTCTCCCGTCGTAGTTTGTCTCCTCACCGATCTCAAAATCCTGAACTCCGAGCTTGGCCGGTTAGCGTTGTCTTCGGCGCTTGTCAGCGACCTCTGCACCATTGCCATCACCAGCGTTGCAGCAATGGCAACAGCCGTGCAACAAAATATGCTCAAAGGGATACGGGACATAGTGGTAATGGTAGCCTACGCTTTATTTGTTTGGCTTGTTTTTCGACCATTTATGTTTTGGATTGCTAAACGAACACCTCAAGGCAAGCCTATCAAAGACTCGTACGTTGTCCTAATCATGCTGGCTTTTCTCGGATCTGCGTTGCTTTCCAATTGGTGTGAGCTGTCTTTTGTCACCGGACCTTTGATGTTGGGTTTTGCCGTGCCAGATGGGCCACCAGTAGGAGCTACTTTGGTGAACAAGTTTGACTTTATGGTCAATAGGGTTTTTATGCCAGTTTTTGCGACCACTTCCATGATGAGGGTTACAATTTCCCTGCCTAAGGCTCACAAAAGGACAGTTTTAGCCGCCACAATTGTTACTTCTGTAGTTTACTGCAGCAAATTTGTAGCTTCTTTAGTGATCCCTTTGTGTTGCAAGATGCATATGAGGGATGCAATAGCGCTGGCTCTCATTTTGTGTAGCAAAGGAGTTGTTGAGTTAGGCGCGTACACCTTTGCTAGCGACACTTGG ATAATATTTTCTGAAGTCTTTGATTATATGATGTTAACCGTTGTGTTATATGTACTCATCGTCCCACCTCTTATAAGACTCTTGTACGATCCTAAGAGAAAATACGTAGGCTATCAGAAAAGAAACCTTATGCATTGGAAACCCAATTCCGAGCTCCGAATCCTTGCATGCATCAACAGAGCTGATAACACCCCTGCCATAATTAACTTTCTCGATGCTTCGTGCCCAACCCGAGACAGCCCCATTGCCGTCTATGTCCTCCACCTCGTCAAGCTAGTTGGTCGAGCCGCCCCCGTCCTAATTTCCCACAATCTACAAAAGAGAACCCTTTCAAACAATTCACTCTCCGAGAACGTCATTATTTCCTTCTCCAACTTTCAGAGAGACAACGAAGGAGCTGTTTTTGCACAAGTCTTTACGGCAATCACTATACCAGACTACATGTACGACGACATATGCACCCTCGCGATAGACAAAGCAACGTCGCTTATAATCCTCCCATTCCATCGAAAGTGGTCGAGAGTCAACGGGTCAATTGAGTcagaaaaccaaaacacaaGGACACTCAATTGTAGGATGCTCGAAACAGCGCCGTGCTCGGTTGGCATCCTTGTCAACCGTGGTCACGTAAAATACACCAACTCCTCAGCATCACCTAACGAAGCGTACCGAGTTGCattgatttttcttggagGGAGCGACGACAGGGAGGCGCTTACCCTTGCGAAGCGCGTGGCTAAGGACGCGTACATCAGCCTGACGGTGATTCGGTTAGTCGATGCGTCCGGGGATGAAGACGGGAACGACAAATGGGAGTGGGTGCAGGACAATGAGATGTTGAAGGAAATGAAGTATAATGGCGCGGGGTACGTGAGTTATGTGGAGCAGATTGTAGAGGACGGGATTAAAACGACAAGGAAAATACGGTCGTTGATGGATGAAAATGAATACGACATGTTCATAGTTGGGAGAAGATTTAATGTGAGCAGCCCTCAGACTTTGGGTCTTGATCAATGGAGTGAGTTTCCGGAGCTTGGGGTTATTGGAGATATGCTTTCGTCGACGGACTCTCGCTGCAAATCCAGTGTCTTGGTCattcagcaacaacaacaacgtTAG
- the LOC18779742 gene encoding cold-regulated 413 inner membrane protein 2, chloroplastic: MKMASLSLSSTSPQTFSLYSIRSSTKFSVSQPRPAKLSSLLLARTSSSLHYNPLRVSIGGNNDLGVLKKKKKSMGSGAVCYAAPLTVHTLQWISTISSAVLLLAKGTAVQKSFLVPLFVLQAPSAVISWFKGEYGIWTAFLALLVRLFFFIPAELELPLVALLLVIVAPYQVTNIRGRQEGAIISLVIAAYLAFQHFSRIGTLQKSFDRGSLVATLAIISITAVSGLLLF, from the exons ATGAAAATGGCGAGCCTCTCACTCTCCTCCACGTCACCACAGACTTTCTCTCTTTACAGCATCAGGAGCAGCACCAAGTTCTCCGTCTCTCAACCAAGGCCGGCCAAGCTCTCTAGTCTTCTTCTTGCTCGCACCTCCAGCTCACTCCACTATAACCCTCTCag AGTTTCGATTGGTGGAAATAATGATCTCGGggtgctgaagaagaagaagaagagcatggGATCGGGTGCGGTATGTTACGCTGCACCTCTCACTGTTCATACCCTCCAGTGGATCTCCACCATTTCTTCTGC GGTTCTACTGCTTGCAAAAGGCACTGCTGTTCAAAAATCATTTCTTGTTCCATTGTTTGTTCTACAAGCACCATCCGCTGTAATCTCATGGTTTAA GGGCGAATATGGTATCTGGACTGCATTCTTAGCACTTCTTGTTcgtctcttcttctttattccTG CCGAACTTGAGTTGCCATTGGTAGCATTACTCCTGGTGATTGTGGCTCCTTACCAAGTTACGAACATAAG GGGAAGACAAGAAGGTGCTATTATTTCACTGGTTATTGCAGCGTATTTGGCTTTCCAGCATTTCTCACGAATAGGAACCTTGCAGAAATCATTTGACCGAGGTTCACTTGTTGCTACCTTAGCCATAATTTCTATCACTGCTGTGTCAGGCCTTCTCCTGTTCTGA
- the LOC18778757 gene encoding PLASMODESMATA CALLOSE-BINDING PROTEIN 1 produces the protein MGVSSLRHSALFFLFLFFSSGSSAPKNPPVEATHRSNTQVNRMLFSSSVYATQLDTIPVVNPSPTGLTPTPFVNPTTSPPAPTTTDPITTPTPTPPTTTPTPTPPTTTDPGTMPTPTPPTTTLTPTTPTTTTPTSSGGNWCIASQAASQTALQVALDYACGYGGADCAAIQQGGSCYNPNTLRDHASYAFNDYYHKNPAPTSCNFGGTAQTTNTDPSTGSCRYPSSTASTSTYSPVNPSPPPPTTMTTPTMPTTPYTPSIATPGGSTIYGSEPTESPNSATSISSCMLLLFTTTGLLGSLLAANYL, from the exons ATGGGTGTTAGCTCTCTTCGGCATTCTGcgttatttttcttgtttcttttctttagttCAG GTTCAAGTGCTCCAAAGAATCCTCCTGTGGAAGCAACCCACCGAAGCAACACACAAGTGAATCGTATGCTTTTCTCATCTTCGGTGTATGCTACCCAGCTTGATACAATCCCTGTAGTCAATCCAAGTCCAACTGGATTGACTCCCACACCTTTTGTGAACCCGACAACATCACCACCAGCACCTACCACAACAGACCCAATCACAACCCCAACCCCAACACCACCAACCACAACCCCAACCCCAACACCACCAACCACAACAGACCCAGGCACAATGCCAACGCCAACGCCACCAACCACAACCCTGACCCCGACCACTCCCACCACCACAACTCCTACATCATCAGGTGGAAATTGGTGTATTGCCAGCCAAGCAGCTTCACAAACTGCCTTACAGGTAGCTCTTGATTATGCTTGTGGCTATGGAGGTGCAGACTGTGCAGCTATTCAACAAGGCGGAAGCTGTTATAACCCAAACACTCTCCGTGATCACGCTTCCTATGCCTTCAATGATTACTACCACAAGAACCCAGCTCCTACTAGCTGCAATTTTGGAGGAACAGCTCAAACCACCAACACTGACCCAA GTACCGGTAGTTGTCGCTATCCATCATCCACAGCATCAACCAG CACATATTCACCAGTTAACCCGTCACCACCACCCCCAACAACGATGACAACACCAACAATGCCGACAACTCCATACACCCCAAGCATTGCTACACCAGGTGGATCAACAATTTATGGTTCGGAACCAACAGAGTCCCCCAACTCAGCCACCTCTATCTCATCTTGCATGCTGCTGCTATTCACCACGACTGGGCTCTTGGGGTCACTTCTTGCAGCAAATTATCTCTAA
- the LOC18780214 gene encoding carboxyl-terminal-processing peptidase 1, chloroplastic: MRVLLLSNTTTLSLSSLPPPRTPKSPIRSNFRRNSINWAEKALIGALGGALSFGLLVSSPSSSIAIEFSSSSSVQVQPFSQPPEFCSEDEGDETAELGSEPAVTSEGIVEEAWEIVNDSFLNTSRSRSFPETWQRKREDIRSSSIKTRSKAHDTIKRMLASLGDPYTRFLSPEEFSKMARYDMSGIGINLREVPDDNGDVKLKVLGLVLDGPAHSAGVRQGDEVLAVNGLDVKGKSAFEVSSMMQGPNETFVTIKVKHGNCGPIQSIEVQRQLVARTPVSYRLEQIENGTRSVGYTRIKEFNALARKDLVTAMKRLQDMGASYFILDLRDNRGGLVQAGIEIAKLFLNEGETVIYTDGKDPEYQQSIVADTAPLVTAPVIVLVNNSTASASEIVASALHDNCRGVLVGERTFGKGLIQSVFELRDGSGVVVTVGKYVTPKHKDINGNGIEPDYRNFPAWSDVTQHLSRCNMLQRG; encoded by the exons atgagggtTCTGTTGCTCAGCAACACCACCACACTCTCACTATCTTCACTACCACCACCGCGAACCCCAAAATCCCCAATTCGATCCAATTTCAGACGCAATTCAATCAATTGGGCCGAGAAAGCTCTAATTGGAGCCCTAGGTGGTGCTCTGTCGTTCGGTCTTTTGGTCTCTTCGCCTTCTTCTTCCATAGCGAttgagttttcttcttcttcctccgtTCAAGTCCAACCTTTTTCGCAGCCACCGGAGTTTTGCAGCGAAGATGAAGGAGATGAAACGGCCGAGTTAGGGTCCGAACCGGCGGTGACCAGTGAAGGGATTGTGGAGGAAGCTTGGGAAATCGTCAATGACAGCTTTCTCAACACCAGTCGCTCTCGCTCGTTCCCGGAAACTTGGCAG AGGAAAAGGGAAGACATAAGGAGTAGTTCAATAAAGACAAGATCAAAGGCTCATGATACGATTAAGCGAATGTTGGCCAGCTTGGGTGACCCTTATACTCGATTTCTTTCACCTGAAGAG TTCTCCAAGATGGCGAGGTATGACATGAGTGGTATTGGAATAAACCTCAGGGAAGTTCCAGATGACAATGGAGATGTGAAATTGAAGGTTCTAGGACTTGTATTAGATGGCCCTGCACATTCTGCTGGTGTGAGACAG GGGGATGAAGTACTAGCTGTTAATGGATTGGATGTGAAAGGGAAATCAGCCTTTGAAGTATCATCGATGATGCAAGGTCCTAACGAAACCTTCGTTACTATTAAG GTCAAGCATGGAAATTGTGGGCCTATTCAATCTATTGAAGTCCAAAGACAACTTGTTGCTCGAACCCCTGTCTCTTATCGGTTGGAACAAATAGAAAATGGAACCAGATCTGTTGGATACACGCGCATAAAAGAGTTCAATGCATTGGCTAGAAAAGACTTGGTAACTG CTATGAAGCGACTTCAGGACATGGGTGCATCATACTTTATTCTGGATCTTAGAGATAATCGTGGTGGACTAGTACAG GCTGGAATAGAAATTGCCAAGCTATTTTTGAATGAAGGGGAGACG GTGATTTATACTGATGGGAAGGATCCCGAATACCAACAAAGTATTGTTGCAGATACTGCACCATTAGTTACAGCTCCTGTTATT GTTTTGGTGAACAACAGTACTGCTAGTGCAAGTGAAATT GTTGCTTCAGCTTTGCATGATAATTGTAGAGGTGTTCTTGTTGGTGAACGGACATTTGgcaag GGTTTGATTCAATCTGTGTTTGAACTTCGTGATGGCTCTGGTGTGGTTGTAACTGTTGGGAAGTATGTTACGCCAAAACATAAGGACATAAATGGCAATGGAATAGAGCCTGATTATCGAAATTTCCCAG CTTGGAGTGACGTCACACAACATCTTTCACGGTGTAATATGCTTCAGCGGGGATAG